A genomic window from Henningerozyma blattae CBS 6284 chromosome 3, complete genome includes:
- the IRC20 gene encoding E3 ubiquitin-protein ligase IRC20 (similar to Saccharomyces cerevisiae YLR247C; ancestral locus Anc_1.389): MNNTSEIDNRAIKQAYRVQHSAAECNRAAHHSSNKERRRKNKIPSRMAIKMPSNSLPHQVFSIPDPVAVAQVIPRWNSLPLSELPSTDSKQPQKNDKTAAEDRPMAKKRKIEPSSVMHALPDLQLPFREGERGSVEQQQEQPFPSGKLGWLEEEIELADVRLRYDPRDAVLEFIAEQDNVSRCSIQSFQLPVLAENQDVANKLLLALVGSSPSLIPTTYRVTISREGIRISRIFFKIQLDAFNKLNKYLISLLDSLYYTPVSSSFFDQDSSKPLHSKFNKFLLDYTKSILPIANTRSIDIDSIQSQLNVNLLPFQKDTVNWLLDKELACNDDNSYNEPNLLQFLNKYIAVGYLQISPDLFYNRFTNYFLSQDSALQLARAEHISSSGDVRVFGTSGLLAEEMGLGKTVEVISLILLNKSHSAGTGKRKTNLIVCPNAIIQQWLLEFDKIISPNSHLKIFHYQGFKHYIQDKPYIDLVEILDEFSSYDIIITTYSIIKSESHYSNYKRNDYRYIPIMKHLKFFRIIIDEAQMLKSAISLAMKTIQDLQTIHTWAVSGTPIQTIKDFQTILSCLRVKPLNILPNFITNLYKGKRNNIRFNLNDILQIFQDLNLSIRHSKNDVANQINIPKQTHILVPLRFYPVERDNYQTLWNEFLKDSNYNDNGSNETHLSLRELNHWFAQLRHFCCHASPLTKTYTDNINMSISSIQNVDDILNTLILEVQRKINSKIKQNYQLKIHEAQILMEIDKSPLKALEVLKKLEQDLQNSIFASLSNETELKDLQLLLHQTYFFIATAYYFLGSYKLEIIDKTNEDTHSSTMYSDIYSQDQLNTITEFQSLETINYKIANELEIKILSKEIQTVNSNISTIKNQLIDQYDSIYLNQLIPNPDLDPEYNEIISKLNIQSIQYNTLLDQLKDLLYVPIKFDNETKNKNSNNNTIETTEYENSLDLQDKIFSNLSALDYILNNRDSIINSDDSILMKNIKVTNIRNSSVYQKTLLGDLKLIHGKTIKQVFNELKNKNIILMKNQNSKIDNNYLDNLLKSFNDDIKRAKIINKRFNTIYNSKLEYYAQLQKISDSLTQLNLLDESDRNKIILDVIKRQKFEKNLITISNLNSRLKFLNQNKILQDISSTESILNCSICLTSIEIGSILKCGHYYCQDCIWNWLEKSKKKNCPICKIETNINDTYNFKFDSTNNEATILNHEIQSIPKINKEKKRNTTFEFFNDNQYEQFKDLNLVHKMSIRDKFGAKIDFIIKLILYLKVKYENENENEIEIENNFNKISPPQILMYSQNLEFLKIISKVLEIHDIKFILSLSNVANIGSKISQFTKDSSITCLLLNVKSLGSGLNLLNAQHIFLLDPIINKSDELQAINRNYRIGQNSNTFIWNFMIQNSIEENILTYKCKINSQLKRNIEMNDNIGLSNITEFNESDSKTNLDIPLDHLWNCFFQHIL, translated from the coding sequence ATGAATAATACGAGTGAAATAGATAACAGAGCAATAAAGCAAGCTTATAGAGTGCAGCATAGTGCAGCAGAGTGCAACAGAGCAGCACATCATAGCAGCAACAAAGagagaagaagaaaaaataaaataccaAGCAGAATGGCGATAAAGATGCCATCTAATAGTCTTCCACATCAGGTATTTTCCATTCCAGACCCTGTAGCGGTTGCCCAGGTTATTCCGCGGTGGAATTCCTTGCCTTTATCGGAATTGCCCAGTACCGATTCCAAGCAGCCGCAAAAGAACGACAAGACAGCCGCTGAGGATCGGCCCATGGCCAAGAAGCGGAAGATTGAGCCGTCAAGTGTGATGCATGCCCTGCCAGATCTGCAGCTACCGTTTCGGGAAGGTGAAAGGGGTTCCGTGGAACAACAGCAAGAACAGCCATTTCCAAGTGGCAAATTGGGGTGGCTGGAAGAGGAGATCGAGTTGGCGGATGTACGGCTGAGATATGACCCAAGGGATGCCGTTTTGGAGTTTATAGCCGAGCAGGACAACGTTAGTAGGTGCTCAATTCAGTCATTCCAATTGCCTGTTTTAGCGGAGAACCAAGATGTGGCAAATAAGCTTTTATTAGCCTTGGTAGGCTCCTCGCCATCCCTTATTCCGACGACTTATAGAGTCACGATTAGTAGGGAAGGAATTAGAATTTCTCGGATCTTTTTCAAGATACAGTTGGATGCGTTTAATAAACTCAACAAGTACTTGATCTCGCTCTTGGACTCGTTGTATTATACTCCAGTGTCTTCTTCGTTCTTTGATCAAGATTCATCTAAACCTTTGCATTCGAAATTCAACAAATTTCTTTTAGATTATACAAAGTCTATTTTACCTATTGCTAACACACGTTCGATCGATATAGATTCTATCCAAAGCCAATTAAACGTTAATCTGTTACCTTTCCAAAAAGACACTGTTAATTGGTTATTAGATAAAGAGTTGGCTTgcaatgatgataatagtTACAATGAGCCGAATCTATTGCAATTCCTTAACAAATACATAGCCGTCGGCTACCTCCAGATCTCGCCCGATCTGTTTTATAACAGATTCACCAATTATTTCCTCTCTCAGGATTCTGCATTGCAATTGGCTCGCGCCGAACATATTTCCTCTTCTGGAGATGTGCGGGTTTTCGGGACCTCTGGTCTATTGGCTGAAGAAATGGGGTTGGGTAAGACTGTAGAGGttatatctttaatattattaaacaaatcTCATAGTGCAGGTACTGGAAAGAGGAAAACAAACTTGATTGTTTGTCCCAATGCCATTATCCAACAATGGTTATTAGAATTcgataaaattatttctccCAATTCacatttgaaaatttttcattatcaagGATTTAAGCATTACATTCAAGATAAACCATATATAGATTTAGTAGAAATCCTTGACGAATTCTCATCTTATGATATCATTATCACCACATATTCCATCATTAAATCAGAATCGCATTATTCGAATTACAAGAGAAATGATTATCGATACATCCCCATCATGAAGCATTTGAAATTCTTTAGAATTATAATAGATGAAGCTCAAATGTTAAAAAGTGCAATCTCCTTAGCTATGAAAACAATTCAAGATTTACAAACAATACATACTTGGGCTGTATCAGGAACTCCCATTCAAACTATAAAGGATTTCCAAACCATCTTGTCTTGTTTACGGGTTAAAccattgaatattttaccAAATTTCATCACAAATTTATACAAGGGCAAAAGGAATAATATTCGATTCAATTTAAACGacattttacaaattttccaagatttgaatttatcaattagaCATTCCAAAAATGATGTGGCCAACCAAATTAATATCCCCAAACAAACTCATATCTTGGTTCCTTTAAGATTTTATCCAGTGGAAAGGGATAATTACCAAACACTTTggaatgaatttttaaaggattccaattataatgataatgGGTCCAATGAAACACATTTATCTCTACGAGAATTGAACCATTGGTTTGCTCAATTGAGACATTTCTGTTGTCATGCAAGTCCATTAACCAAAACTTATAcagataatataaatatgagCATCTCCTCCATTCAAAACGTGGATGacattttaaatactttaatCTTGGAAGTACAACGGAAAATTAATTCCAAGATTAAACagaattatcaattgaaaatccATGAAGCTCAAATCTTGATGGAAATTGACAAATCTCCTTTGAAAGCATTGgaagttttaaaaaaattggaacAGGATTTACAAAACTCGATTTTTGCCTCCTTGTCCAATGAAACTGAGCTAAAAGATTTACAATTACTCTTGCATCAAacttatttctttattgcAACAGCTTATTATTTCCTAGGTTCttataaattagaaatcaTTGATAAAACAAACGAAGATACTCATTCCTCCACAATGTATTCAGATATTTATTCTCAAGATCAACTTAATACTATCACTGAATTCCAATCCTTGGAAACAatcaattataaaatagcaaatgaattggaaattaaaatattatccaaagaaattcaaacaGTAAATTCGAATATTTCtacaattaaaaatcaattgattgatCAATATGattctatttatttaaatcagTTAATTCCAAATCCAGATTTGGATCCCgaatataatgaaattatctCTAAATTAAACATTCAATCCATTCAATATAATACCCTGTTGgatcaattaaaagatttattatatgtACCTATAAAATTCGATAATGAAacgaaaaataaaaattcaaataataataccattGAGACTACAGAATATGAAAACTCATTGGATTTACAAGATAAAATCTTCTCTAATTTGTCAGCTTTAGactatattttaaataatagagattctattataaattcagatgattcaattttaatgaaaaatattaaagtgACGAATATAAGAAATTCTTCTGTTTATCAAAAGACTTTATTAGGGGATTTAAAACTTATTCATGGTAAAACTATCAAACAAGtctttaatgaattgaaaaataaaaatatcattttgatgaaaaatcaaaattctaaaattgacaacaattatttagataatttacTTAAATCATTcaatgatgatattaaaagagcaaaaataattaataaaagatttaataccatttataattcaaaattagaatattatgcacaattacaaaaaatttcagATTCTTTAACTCagttaaatttattagatgaatCAGATcgaaataaaattatattagaCGTTATTAAGAGgcaaaaatttgaaaaaaatttgataacaatttcaaatttaaattcaagattaaaatttttaaatcaaaataaaatcttaCAAGATATTTCTTCAACAGAATCCATTTTGAATTGTTCCATTTGTTTAACTAGTATTGAAATCGGTTccattttaaaatgtggtcattattattgtcaAGATTGTATTTGGAATTGGTTAGAGAagagtaaaaaaaaaaattgtcccatttgtaaaattgaaacaaatattaatgatacttataattttaaattcgaTTCTACTAATAATGAGGCAACAATATTGAACCATGAAATTCAATCCATTcctaaaattaataaagagaaaaaaagaaatacaACTTTTGAGTTCTTTAATGATAATCAATATGAgcaatttaaagatttaaatttagttCATAAAATGTCAATAAGAGATAAATTTGGTGCCAAAATtgatttcattatcaaattaatcttatatttaaaagttaaatatgagaatgaaaatgaaaatgaaattgaaattgaaaacaatttcaataaaatttcacCTCCACAAATATTAATGTATTCCCaaaatttagaattcttaaaaattatttcaaaagttttagaaatacatgatattaaatttatcttATCTCTATCAAATGTTGCCAATATTGGAAGTAAAATCTCACAATTTACCAAAGATTCTTCAATTACATgtcttttattaaatgttAAATCGTTAGGTTCaggtttaaatttattaaatgctcagcatatttttttacttgaTCCAATTATAAACAAATCTGATGAGTTACAAGCaattaatagaaattaTCGTATTGGTCAAAATAGTAATACTTTTATTTGGAATTTCATGAttcaaaattcaattgaagaaaatatctTGACTTATAAatgtaaaattaattcacAACTGAAAAGAAATATCGAGATGAATGATAATATAGGCTTGAGTAATATAACTGAATTTAACGAAAGTGATTCAAAGACAAATTTAGATATACCATTGGATCATCTATggaattgtttttttcaacaCATTTTGTag
- the TBLA0C01340 gene encoding uncharacterized protein, producing the protein MIIEQIMAPFYMQKNSINLSNTKMLRVHVIRILNIIRLVHVIRILNIIRLVHVIRILKVIRLVHVIRLLKVIRLLKVIRLLKVIRLLKVIRLLKVIRLVHVIRLLHVIRLFTRHEFHCLFQCLMKTQMRRKLFSSLVKLTVKSIKFHNELKIVTELIR; encoded by the coding sequence ATGATAATTGAACAAATTATGGCTCCTTTTTATAtgcaaaaaaattctattaatttaagCAACACCAAGATGTTGCGCGTGCACGtaataagaatattgaACATAATAAGACTAGTGCACGtaataagaatattgaACATAATAAGACTAGTGCACGtaataagaatattgaAGGTAATAAGACTAGTGCACGTAATAAGACTATTGAAGGTAATAAGACTATTGAAGGTAATAAGACTATTGAAGGTAATAAGACTATTGAAGGTAATAAGACTATTGAAGGTAATAAGACTAGTGCACGTAATAAGACTATTGCACGTCATAAGATTATTCACGCGTCATGAGTTTCATTGTTTATTTCAATGCCTTATGAAGACACAAATGAGAAGAAAactattttcttcattagtCAAGCTAACAGTTAAGAGCATTAAGTTTCATAATGAGTTGAAAATAGTAACCGAGTTGATAAGGTGA